One Caenibius sp. WL genomic window, CGCCATAACAATTCGCGCCTTACGCGAGATGAACGAATCAGGCGCAATCCCCGATACGCTCGTTGGTGACTTCCATCTTGGTGTGCATTTTCCCGCCCGGAATGCTGGGCGCGGTGTTTTCGATGTCCATGGTCATCTTGGAATTGGTCTTCGAAGTGGTGCCGTTCATGGTGATGACCGACTTCATCTCGTTGCCCATGTCACAGGTCATCTTGGCATCCAGCGTGTTGGACGCCGCATTGAACTTTTCGAAAGTGCAGTTGCCCTGCGATGTCTTCTTGACCATTTCCTCATAGCCCTTCTCGACATCTTCCTTGGTCATGCAGAATTCGTGACTTTGACCGGCGTTGCCCATCATGCCCTTCATCTGCTCGGCCTGCTCTTTCGGCATGCCGGGAATGTCGAACTCAAGCACCTTCACGCTGGAGCGATACTTGCCGGGTTCGGGCTTTTCCATCTTGGACGCTTCCTGAGCCGCCTGTTCCGGCGTTTTCGGCCCCTCGTCGGATTTGCCGCAGCCGGCGAGTAGAAGTGCGGTCGCAAGCGACGCCGCAACGGGAAGGGTGAGTTTGATACGCATAGACTTCTCCGAAAATTGTCTCGATTACACGACCGTCTTTTCTTTTGTTTCGTCACGCTAACAGCGGATTGCGGCGCTGCCAACGATTGCGTGCGCCGCCATCCACCCCCATATTCCCGCGATGGCTGAACTCGTGATCCGACGCGGACTGGAAGAACCCGATACCTCGGGCAGCTTTGTTCCGCACAAACCGCAGCGCCCGGACAAGACGGACGGCGGCAAACCGTTCAAGATCGTGTCCGATTATGAACCGGCGGGCGACCAGCCCACCGCGATCGCCGAACTCGTGACCGCTGCGAAGGACGGTGAAAAGACTCAGGTGCTGCTGGGTGTGACCGGCTCGGGCAAGACTTTCACCATGGCCAAAGTGATCGAGCACTTGCAGCGCCCCGCCCTGATTCTGGCCCCCAACAAGATTCTCGCCGCCCAGCTCTATGGGGAGTTCAAAAGCTTCTTCCCCGGAAATGCGGTGGAATATTTCGTCAGCTATTATGACTACTATCAACCGGAAGCATACGTCCCGCGCAGCGATACCTATATCGAGAAGGAAAGCTCGGTAAACGAGGCCATCGACCGGATGCGCCACTCGGCCACCCGCGCCCTGCTCGAACGCGATGACGTGATTATCGTCGCTTCCGTGTCATGCCTCTACGGGATCGGCTCGGTCGAAACCTATTCCGCAATGATTTTCGACCTGAAGAAAGGTGACACCGCCGATCAGCGCGAAATCATCCGCAAGCTGGTCGCTCTGCAATACAAGCGCAACGATGCCGCGTTCGCCCGGGGCAATTTCCGCGTGCGGGGGGATAATCTCGAAATCTTCCCCAGCCACTATGAGGATATGGCTTGGCGGATCAGCTTCTTCGGCGACGAGATCGAGGAGATCGCCGAGTTCGACCCCCTCACCGGCAAGAAGGGCGCTTCGCTCGACAAAGTGCGGGTCTATGCCAATTCGCATTATGTCACGCCGGGGCCAACGATGAAGCAGGCATCGGAAGCGATCAAATTCGAACTGTCCGAACGGCTCAAGGAGCTGAACGCAGAAGGGCGCCTGCTGGAAGCCCAGCGGCTGGAACAGCGGACCAATTTCGACCTTGAGATGATCGCCGCCACCGGATCGTGCGCGGGGATCGAGAATTACAGCCGTTTCCTGACCGGCCGCCTGCCGGGCGAACCGCCGCCGACGCTGTTCGAATACCTGCCCGATAACGCCTTGCTGTTCGTCGACGAAAGCCACCAGACGGTGCCACAGATCGGCGCGATGGCGCGCGGCGACCATCGCCGCAAGCTGACGCTGGCGGAATATGGCTTCCGCCTGCCGAGTTGCATTGACAACCGCCCGCTGCGTTTCAACGAATGGGATGCGATGCGCCCGCAGACGGTGGCCGTTTCCGCCACTCCCGGTTCCTGGGAAATGGAACAGACCGGCGGGGTGTTCGCCGAACAGGTGATCCGCCCCACCGGTTTGATCGATCCGCCGGTGGAAATCCGCCCGGTGGAAGATCAGGTGCAGGATTGCATCAACGAATGCCGTGAGACGGCGGCAAAGGGGTATCGCACGCTGGTCACGACCCTCACCAAGCGAATGGCCGAGGATCTGACCGAATTCATGCACGAAGCGGGTGTCAAAGTCCGCTACATGCATTCGGATGTCGAAACGCTGGAGCGTATCGAACTGATCCGCGATCTGCGGATGGGCGTGTACGACGTGCTTGTGGGGATCAATCTCCTGCGCGAAGGGCTCGACATCCCCGAATGCGGCCTCGTCTGCATTCTCGATGCTGACAAGGAGGGGTTCCTGCGCAGCGAAACCTCGCTGGTGCAGACCATCGGCCGGGCCGCGCGCAATGTCGATGGGCGGGTAATCCTCTATGCCGACCGCATGACCGGCAGCATGGAACGCGCGATCGCCGAAACCGATCGCCGCCGCGACAAGCAACGCGCTTTCAACGAGGAGCATGGCATCACGCCGCAGACCATCCGCCGCCAGATCGCCGATATCGTGGCCCACACGGCGGCGCAGGATGGGGTAACGGTCGATATCGACGCGGATGGCCGCAACAATCTCGTCGGCCACAACCTACGTGCTTATATCGAAGAGCTGGAAGCGAAAATGCGCGCGGCGGCGGCCGATCTCGAGTTCGAGGAAGCCGGGCGCCTGCGCGATGAGATTCGCCGCCTGGAAGCAGAGGAGCTTGGTCTGCCAGAAGCGGAACACAAGGCCCCGCTCGTGGGCCGCAGCAACGAAGGCCGCCCCGGCACGCGCAAGATGCGTTATGGCAAGACCCAGCGGAAATGGGGGCGCTGATTGGCCCGCTTTGCGATCAGCGGAGGGGGATAAGCGCGGAAATACTCCGCTTTGCAGTTGCTCTGCGCCAAAATGCCATAATATACGCGTCACAGAACAGAACTGCCGTGGGTCAGGCGTCGCAAATCACACCCCCGGCCCATTGAATCTCGGGAGCCGACCATGCATCGCCTGCGGGAAACAACAGCCTCAAGCCACCGCCGTCATTCCCCTGCCCTGTTTCCTGCCACCTGAGACCCTATGCCCATTCGCCCTTTCGCCCTTTTCGCATTCCTGCCACTCGCGGCGTGCAGCGCCGCAGCCAGCGACAACGCGGTTCAGAAATTCTCGTTCGATGAACTGCAAGCGCAAGCAGCGCCGGTTATCTCCGCATCTCCCGATGCGACCGATGCCGTATGGATGGCGGCCGCGGACGACACACATTCGCTTCGCTTCGGCCGTCCGAATGAAGCACCGATGCTGACGCTGACCTGTGAAACGCAAAGCAAGGCGACGCCGATCATCCACATTGTCCGCAACGCTACCGGCGAACCTGGTGCGAAGGCACTGTTTCCCCTGCTGGGCAGCAACATGAACGCGCGCATCGCCGCCGAAACCCGGATGCGCGACGGCAAATGGATCTGGGAAAGCGAAGTCCCCGCGCTCGATCCGCAACTGGACGTATTCCTGCCCGGCAACGCTGTGGAGGCCACACTCCCCGGCGGCGGCACGCTCAAGCTCGCGGCCAGCAAGGAACCAGCCCGCGTCATCGCCGCATGCCGCCATCAGACCGGCGCTGAACTGGTCAGCGCGGAGCCTGCTCCGCAAGCCTGACCAGGCTATCGGGAGTGAGGACTTGCGGCAATTGCCGCCCCTCACCCCCCGGTTGATACCAGAGATAAAGCGGCACGCCCGCCGCGCCGTGCGCCGTCAGGAAGCGGGTGATTTCCGGATCGCGCCGGGTCCAATCCCCCCGCATGGCGATGACCCCGGCCTTGTCGAACGCGGCTTTGGTCGCCTCGCGTTCGATCGCCACGCTTTCGTTCACTTTGCAGGTGACGCACCAATCCGCCGTGAACCATAGGAAAACCGGCTTGCCGCTGGCGCGGGCATGCGCCAGTGCATTCTCGCTGAAATCCTGCGGGGCGAGCAGTCCGCTCTCCGCCTTGCCGCCACCGGTGAAGCTGGCCGGCAGCGCGACAGCAGCGAACAGCGCGAAAGGCACGGCCACCGCCGCGAACGGCAGCAGCGCCGCCTTGCCTTGCCGCTGACGGCGGCCCACGATCCATAGCGCCAACAGCAGCCCGGCCAGCGCCAGGATCGCCACGGTCATGAAGCCGCTGCCGCCAAGGCGATTGACCAGCCACAGCAGCGCCAAGGCCGTCAGCCCCATCGGCACGGCCATGATCCGGCGGAAAGTCACCATCCACCCGCCCGGCCTGGGCAGCGCGGCGCGCAGCGGCGGAACAAAGCCGATCAGCAAGAACGGCAGCCCCAGCCCCAGCCCCAGCACCGCGAACAGCAGCAATGCCTGCGGTACGGGCAACAGCAGCGCCGCCCCCATGGCCGCGGCCATGAACGGGCCGGTGCACGGCGTCGCGACGAAGGCGGCCAGAAGCCCGGTGGCGAATGCCCCGCCAGGCTTGCCATCGCGGGTGATCGAAACGGCGGGCAACTCGAACAATCCGGCAAGATTGGCGGTGATCGCCGCCGCCAGCGCCAGCAGGGCAACCACCACGCCCGGCTCCTGCAACTGGAATGCCCAGCCGACCTGCTGTCCCCCGGCCCGCAGAACCAGCAACACCCCGCCAAGAGCGAGGCAGGCGAGCATCACCCCCGCCGTGTAGGCCGCGCCTTCTCGCCGGGCTTCGCGTTCGCTTTCCCCCGCCCGCGCGAGGCTCAGGGCCTTGAGGCTCAGGATCGGGAACACGCAAGGCATCACGTTGAGCAGCAAACCGCCCAGCAACGCCCCGCCCAGCAGCAACCACAGGGACGGCAGCTTGGCCCCGTCACCGGTAGCAGCCACGGGAGTGCCTCCAGTGGGCACCGGGCCCGGCTCCGCCACGAAGCGCACGCCTTCGTCCGTGGTGTCCAGCCGCACGATACCGCTGATCGCAGCAGGTTGCGCGCTGCCCTTGCGGACCAGCTCCGCCACCAGCCAGTTCCCGTTGCGGGTAAACGTCTGCGGTGCGGCGTAGTCTACCACTTCCGTGGTTTCGACGAAGACATGCGGATCGTTCAGCGCCATGCTGGCAGGCAGGGGAATGGCCAGCCGGACTTTGCCAGAAGCCAGCGAAAAATGCGCTGGCCGGTCAAGCAGCGCGGGGATCGCGGCGCGCCAGGCGTCGAAGCGGGTATCCGTCAGCCCCGCGCCGGGATGTACCGTCACCGCCATGTCCTGCCGTTCGGGCACGCAGATCGTGTCGGTACAGGCCAGCCACTGCGCCGAAACGCGCAATTCGGCAGGGCTTGATGACGCATTGGCCGGCACGCGCACCGGCACCAGCACGGCATAATCGCCTTCATAGACATGGTTCATCAGCGGGCCGATTTTGAGCCTGTGCGGCACCGGGTATTCCGGCGTGCCCGCTGTCCAACCCAGGGGCAAATGCCACTCCAGCGTCAGCCCGTATCCGGCATCACCCGGATTGACCCAATACCCGTGCCAACCCTGCTCCGGCCGGAAATGAAACGCCAGGTCCACCGTTTCACCCGGCGCGGCCGCGCCATTGGCCACCAGTTCGGCCGCGATATGATTCCGCCCGGCAGAGGCCACGGCAACCGCCGGAAAAGCCCATGCCAGCACGGAGAGCACAATCAGGGCGATCACCGGCGGTTGACGGGCGAAATGCGGCAATGTCCTTGCGCTGATCATGCCCTCGGCTTTAGGGCAGGCTATCTGAACCCGCAATGGAAGCTCAACATGTCGGATATGCGCGAACTGGTCATCATCGGCGGCGGTCTTGTCGGCATGACGCTGGCGCTGGCCGCCGCGCGGCAAGGCATCGCCAGTCATGTGGTCGACATGGCGGACCCGAACGCGCTGACTGCCGACGGTTTCGATGGCAGGGCATCCGCGATTTCCACCGCAAGCTGGAACCTGTTCACCAATATCGGCCTTGCCGAACGCCTTGCGGGCAAAGGCTGCCCGATCAAGTCCATCGCCGTAACAGACAGCATGAAACCGGGCCGGATCGATTTTCAGCCCCAGCCGCACGAAGGATCATTGGGGGTGATGTTCTCCAACCAGACCTTGCGCGAAGTGCTGTACGAAGCCGCGCGCGAGGAAAAGCGGATCGCCTGGCATGCCCCTGCCCGCGTGGTGGAACGGCAGCGCGGCCCGCATGGCGTCTCCGCCACTCTGGCCGACGGCACAGTGCTCGAAGGCCGGTTGATGGTCGCCGCCGAAGGACGCCGCTCCCCCACGCGGGACGAGGCCGGGCTCAAGCTGGCCCGCTGGGATTATCAACACCGCGCCATCATCGTCGGCCTTACCCATGAAAAATCGCATGACAATGTGGCGTGGGAAATCTTCTACCCCGCCGGGCCTTTCGCTTTGCTGCCCATGCTGGACGGACCTGACGGCGAACATCGCAGCGCGCTGGTGTGGACGGTTTCCGAAAAGGATGCTGAGGGTGTTCTGGCCCTCTCGGACCATGCTTTCGTCACCGAAGTGGCCAGGCGGATGGACGGGATGTTCGGCGCCATCGCCCTCAACAGCAAGCGCTCATCCTATCCGCTCGGCTTCCAGCACACCGCCCGGATGGTCGCGGATCGCCTCGTCCTGGTGGGGGATGCCGCGCACGGTATTCATCCGATCGCCGGTCAGGGCCTCAATCTGGGCTTGCGCGATGTCGGGGCGCTGGTCGAAGTGCTGATGGACGGGATGCGGATCGGCCTCGATTCGGGCGATGCGCAACTGCTCAAGCGCTATGAACGCTGGCGCAGCCTCGACTGTTTCGCCGTCTCCTTCACCTGCGACAGCGTCACCCGCCTGTTCGGCGTGCCGGGGCGCATACCCTCCGCGATCCGCCGCCTCGGCATGGCGGGCGTGCAGCGGATCGGCCCGCTGAAGCAGTTCTTCATGGACGAGGCGCGCGGCATGTCGGGCAAATTGCCCGAACTGCTGAAAGCCTGATCGGCACGGCGCTGGCGCGCGATACCGGCCAATCAATCGATCAGGACCGGGCTCAACTGTTCGACCTTGTTGCCGCGTGCATCGCGCAAATCGCGCGGATCGAGCACCGCCGTCGTCTCGATCAGGTCCAGCGAAGCCTGCGCCGAAGCATAGCGTTCGGCATCGTTCACCCAGTCCTGCACATGGTCGGCTTCCGCGCCGGGCATGTTGCGCACTTCGGCCACCGCCGCTTCCACCCGTCCGCTTTCGAGGAACATCTTCGCCCGTTCCAGGCGGCGGCGCGGCGCGGGGGATGGCGAAGTTTCACGGCGCACGATGAAGAGGTTGTTCAATTCGCGCTGGGTCCGGGCCCAGAACCCTTCGTTGCGCGGCGCGCTGACGAGTTCGGGCGAGAGCCCCTCCAGCCGCGCCATTAACTGGTCCAGCGTCACCGGATCGCGCGATGCTTCGATAATCGTGCGCACGGCGTTGGGCCGGGCGTCGCCGAACCGCAGGCGCAACTGATCGGCCAGATAGCCGAGCGGCGCACCGCGTTCCATGGAACGGCGCGTGGCGAAAGCGATCAACAGCCCTTCGGCGCGGGCTGCATTGCCCGATGCCGCTTGCGCCTGAAGATCGAGCCGGGCCAGACGCTGTTCCATCGCGGCGAGACGCTGGTCGAAGCCGCCTTGCGCTTCCGCCACCGTTTCCACGGCAGCCACGGCATCGGCCGCAGCGGCCACCGTTTCCGGATCGGTCTTGGGTTCGGCCGTGGCGGCAGGCGGGATCGCGATCATCGGCGCCGGTTCCACCGCCTGTTCCATCCCCACCAGCGCGCCGATATCGAACCCGCGTTCCCACGCCATCCAGCCGACCAGTCCCCCGCCTACGGCGAAGGCGGCGGCTGCGGATAACAGAACCGCCTTCCATCCCGGCCCGCGCACAGGTGCGGCGGGTCGCGCTGGCTGCATCGGCAGTGTCTGCGGGTGTTCTTCCATATGGTTCCGACCTGTAGTGTACGAATGCCCCACTGCTCACAGCAGGGCCGCAGGGTCAATGGCACATGTCCCGTGCCAAGGCCAGCAGATCGGCTTCGCGCGGGCGTTGCGCGACATGCCGGGCCGCCCAGCCTTGCCCCGCCGCTTCGGCGATACGCGGCCCCAGCGCGGCAAGAGCGATCCTTTCGCGCGGCAGGTCCAGCCGGTCGCATTCGCTCGCCAGATGGCGCGCAGCCACGGCAGAATGGAGCAGAACCGTCGCTCCCCTGCTGAGGCAAGCAGCCAAAGCATCGGAAACCGGCAGGGAAACGTTCTCATAAGCCACGCGCGTGGCAATGGATATTCCGGCAGGCGGCTGCACCGGCACGTGTTCGGCCCCGGTAACACGTAGAAACGCGTGCTCTTCGCCCGCGAGCCGGTCCACAACGCCTTGCAGGTAACCTTCCCCGGTCACCGCCACGGAAAATCCGGCATCGCGTGCGGCCTGCGCGGTCGCATCGCCCACCGCATAGACCGGCTTCCCCGTCCAGTCGGCGCGGGCGGGACCGAAATGACGGATCGCATTCGCGCTGCCGATCAGAAGACCATCGAAACCGGCAGGATCGGGAACATCCCATGCGACCGGGCGAATGGCGAACAGCGGTTCGCCCTGGATCGGCAATCCCATGGCACGCGCGGCGGCAAGAGTGGCGGAAAGGCCCGGCTCCGGCCGGATAGCGATCAGCGCTCCGGTCATGCCGATCCGCTGAAATGCCGGGTGATGGACGCGTCGGCCTGGGCCAACAGGTCTTGCGCCAGCGCGGCCGGAGCCGCCGCGTCATCGGCCGGGAAACGCGCTTCGCCATCGACCCGGGCGGTGCCGTCCGGGCTGAACAGCGCGGCCCGCATCACGATCATATCGGCTTCGATCCGGGCATGCACAGCCACCGGACTGTGACAATTGCCGCCAAGCGCGAGCAGCAGGGCGCGTTCAGCCATGACCCGGGCCCGGCTCGACCTGTCATCGATCGCGGCGAGCAGCGCCCGCGCGGCGGCATCGTCCGCCCTGCATTCGATACCGATGGCCCCCTGCGCCGGGGCCGGAAGCCATGCCTCCACCGGCAAAGGCGCGCCGCCGTATCCGCCGCCCAACCGTTCGAGCCCGGCAGCCGCGAGCAGAGTCGCGTCCGCTTCACCCGCCGCCAGCTTGCCCAGCCGCGTGGCGACATTGCCCCGGAAGGGAACGATCGTGCAATCGGGCCGCAAGTGGAGCAACTGCGCGGCGCGGCGCGGGGCGCTGGTGCCCACGCGCGCCCCGGCGGGCAGGTCCGCGATCCCCGCCGCCCCGAACAGGACATCGCGTACATCGGCGCGCGGCAGGATCGCGGCGATGGCCAGCCATTCGGGCCGGATCGTTTCGACATCCTTCATCGAATGGACGGCGGCATCGATACGCCGTTCGTGCAGCCACTGGTCCAGTTCCTTGGTCCACAGCGCCTTGCCGCCGATTTCAGCCAGCGGACGATCCTGAATCCGATCCCCCGTAGCGATCACGGGCACCAGTTCCACCACGCTTTCATCCCACCCATGGGCGGCGCAAAGCCGCGCACGGGCTTCTTCCGCCTGGGCCATGGCCAGCGGCGAGGATCGGGTTCCAAGGCGAAGTCTGGGCTGTATCGTCATTGCGGCTGCTTGCCCTAATGCGCAATGTCGTTCAGGGGAAGCACGATGGCGACGATCCTCGGCATAGAATCGAGTTGTGACGAAACGGCGGCCGCGCTGGTCACATCGGAACGGGCGATCCTGGCGCAACATATCGCGTCTCAGGACGAGGTGCACCGCCCCTATGGCGGCGTCGTGCCGGAAATCGCCGCGCGCGCCCATGCCGAACGGTTGGCGCCGCTGATCGAAGCGACGCTGGCCAACGCCGGATGCACTCTGGCCGATGTCGATGCCATTGCCGCCACCGCCGGGCCCGGCCTGATCGGCGGCGTGATGGTCGGGCTGGTTACGGGCAAGGCGCTGGCCATGGCCAGCGGCAAGCCGCTGATCGCGATCAACCATCTGGAAGGCCACGCCCTTTCCCCCCGCCTTGCCGATGCAACGCTGGTCTTCCCCTATGCGCTGCTGCTGGTGTCGGGCGGGCATTGCCAGATTCTGCGGGTCGATGGGGTCGGCCGCTATCGCCGCATGGCCACGACGATCGACGATGCGCTGGGCGAAGCATTCGACAAGACCGCAAAAATCCTCGGCCTCGGTTATCCCGGCGGGCCGAAAGTGGAAAAGCTGGCGCAGGCGGGCGATGCCAGGGCCGTTCCCCTACCCCGCCCGTTGCTCGGCAGCCATGAACCGCATTTCTCCTTCGCGGGCCTCAAAAGCGCGGTACTGCGCGCCAAGGAAAGCGGGCAGTACCGGGAGGAGGATCTCGCGGCCAGTTTCCAACAGGCCGCTATCGATTGCGTGATCGACCGTCTGCAACGCGCGCTGGCCGGCATGGGCGATGTGACCGCGCTGGTCGTGGCGGGCGGCGTCGCCGCCAACCGCCCGATGCGGGAAGCGCTGGAGCGGCTTGCACAAACCCATGGCCTGCCGTTCACCGCCCCGCCTTTGCCGCTGTGCACAGATAACGCGGCTATGATCGCCTGGGCCGGGGCCGAACGCTATACCCAAGGCCAGTCCGATCCGCTCGATTTCGCTGCCCGGCCGCGCTGGCCGCTCGATCCCGATGCGGAACCGGTGCGCGGCGCGGGGGTCAAGGCATGACGGACGAGAGCAGGACAGAACAAGGGCCTCGGGTCGGCGTGATCGGCGCCGGGGCATGGGGCACCGCGCTGGCGCAGATGCTCGCCTCCGATGGCCGCGAAGTGCTGATCTGGGCTCTCGAAAGCGAGGTGGTGGACGATATCAACGCCAACCGCCGCAACAGCCTCTATCTGCCTTCGGCGGAACTCGCCCCTTCCATCCGGGCAACCGGCGATCTGACCCGGGCCGCATCCTGCGATGCGCTTCTGCTTGTCACCCCCGCGCAGCATCTCGCCGCCATTCTCGGCCAGATTCCCAGCCTTCCGCGCGATCTGGTTCTGTGCAGCAAGGGGATCGAGAATGGCACCGGCCGGTTGATGAGCGATGTCGCCCGCGATGCCGCCCCCGCCAGCGAAATCGCGGTGCTTTCCGGCCCCACGTTCGCGCACGAGGTTGCCGCCGGGCAGCCGACCGCCGTGACGCTGGCGTGCGGGGGCGGCGATGCGCAGTGGGAGCGGCTAGCCCCGGTCATCGCGCGCCCGGCCTTCCGCCCCTATTTCTCCAGCGATGTCGTCGGGGCCGAAGTCGGCGGCGCGGTCAAGAATGTCCTCGCCATCGCTTGCGGCGTGGTGGATGGGCTGGCGCTGGGCCAGAATGCCCGCGCGGCGCTGATCGCGCGCGGCTATGCCGAAATGCTTCGCTTCGGCGAAGCGCTGGGCGGGCAGGCGGCGACATTGGCGGGCCTGTGCGGCCTGGGCGATCTGGTGCTGACCTGCTCCTCCACCTCCAGCCGCAATTTCTCGCTCGGCAAGGCGCTTGGCGAAGGGCAGGCCCCGGCCGCGCTGATGGCTGACCGGCGAACCGTGGCCGAAGGCGCCTTCACCGCGCCGGTACTGGTCCAACTGGCCCAAAGGCACGGCGTTTCCATGCCAATTGTCGAAGCGGTCCATGCTCTGCTGAACGGCGCGCCCGCGCACGATGTGGTGCGCGAAATCCTTGCCCGCCCGCTCAAGCCCGAACAGGAAGAGCCTGCGTGACGGAAAAGGCAGCGCAGGACGATATCGCCGCCCTTGCCAAGGGGGGGCGAACCAATTTCCTCGGTTTTCTGCTGCGCCTCGCCGCGCGGTTGCCGTTCCTGTTCATTGCCGGGCGGCTTTACGGCGCCGATGCCCTTGGCCGTTTCGCCTATGCACTGGTGATCGTCGAACTGCTGGGCCAGCTCTGCGCTCTGGGCCAGAAGCGGGGCCTTGCCCAATGGCTGTCGCACGATGACGAACGGCCCCCGGCGAATATCATCGCGGACGGGCTGTTCCTCGCCGGGCTGTTTTCGCTCACCGCCGCGCTCGTGCTCTACGCCTTTCCGCTGCCGATGTTTCCCAGCGGCGAATACACCGCGATCGACCGGCTCCTGCCGTTCGGCCTCATTTTCCTCGCGCTGACCGAAGTCGCGCTGGCGGCGCAAGCCTATCGCTTCGATGTCGGCACCACCGTGCGCGCCCGCGCGATCGTGGAGCCATGGACGATTTCGATCATGGCCGGGGTGATGTTCCTGCTGGTCCCTGAAAGCGGCCTGTCGATCGCCTATCTGCTGTCGGTCATCGCGGCGGCGGTCACCGCTTTCATCCCCCTGCTGCGCACGTATGGCCTGCCCCAGAAATGGAGCCCGCAGCCGGTCGTGATGTGGCAGCTGGTGCGGCAGAGCCTGCCGCTGGCGACCGCGGATGCCATCGAATGGGGCACGCGGCGCATCGACATCGCCATTCTCGGCCTGTTCGCTTCGCCCGCCACTGTCGGCATCTATTACATCGCCCAACAGGTCGCCAGCCTGCCGCAGAAGCTTAAGACCAGTTTCGAGCCGATCCTCGGCCCGGTCATCACCCGCAATCTCAAGGAAAAGAACTACGCCGCCATCGCCAGGCAGGTCAGCCAGGTGGGGTTCTGGATCACCGCCGCGCAGGCCGGGATCGCGCTGGCGCTGGGCATTCCGGGCGAAGGCGTGATGGGCCTTGTCGGCCCCGGCTTCGTGGCCGGAACGGGGGCCATGGCGCTGCTGCTTGCGGCGGAAGTGGTGGCGGCCACGGCGGTGGTTTCCGAAGCCGCGCTGGTCTATGTCGCGCGTATCCGCAATCTGTGGATTTCGCTGCTGACCATCGGTTTCCAGGCCCTCGTCAGCGTGGGCTTCATCGTGCTGGCAAAAGACCTGGGTCTGGGCGAACTCTATTGGGCGGCCGCCGTCGCCGCCGCGCTGATGGTGGCGCTCGCCGCATCGTCCCTTGCCAAGGCATGGCTGCTGTCCCGCATTCTCGACCAGCGGATCAACAACTGGCGCTGGGCGCTCATCTGGGCCGCGATTCCGGCGGGGCTAGTCGGCTCGATCGCCACCCGCATGCCCGAATGGATGGAACTGCTGTTCGGCATTCCGGCCATTCTGCTCGCTTATGGCTGGGTGATCTGGCGCAAGGGATTCGGCCCGGAAGACCGGGTGCTGTTCCGCCGCAAGATCGATCATCAGGCTGGCTGAGCCGCTCGACTGGCCGCCCCTGAAAGGCATTCAGTCGCCGTTCACCGGTTCGGCGCGAACTTTTCACCGTCCATGCCAAGCACTTGGAGGGGGCCAAACACTTGGAGGGGATTGTGATGCGCCTTGCCAGATTGACCGCTGCCACCTGCCTTGCCGCCCTCCTCGCCGGATGCGCCGCGCAACAGCAAAGCGAACGCGTCTCCAGCGCGGGGCAAAGGCCGGATCAGGCCACGAGCGACCACGCGCCTCCCCCTCCGCCACCGCCTCCCCCATCGGCGGCAGAAACGCTCAGGCAGGCATCCCCGATGGCGAACATCGCCATGGAACGCCGGATGCCGGGCTACTACGTGCCGCCGGTGATCGTCCCCGGCAAACGGGACAACGAACGCTATGACGGGAAGGAAGTCTCCCCCGTCAAACTGGCCATATCCGAACCGGTTTCGACCTTTTCCGTGGATGTCGACACCGGGGCCTATGCCAACAGCCGCCGCTTCCTCTCGCAAGGCGCGCTGCCGCCCAAGGATGCCGTGCGGACCGAGGAGATGATCAACTATTTCCGCTACGCCTATCCGGCCCCGGCGGCGAAAACCACGCCGTTCACTGTCACCACCGATGTTGCGCGAACACCATGGAATCCTGAAACGCGCCTGCTGCGTATCGGGTTGCGCGGCTACGATCTGGCTCGTTCGGCCCGCCCGCCGGCCAATCTCGTTTTCCTCGTCGATGTGTCGGGTTCGATGTTCAGCGCCGACAAGCTGCCG contains:
- a CDS encoding oligosaccharide flippase family protein codes for the protein MTEKAAQDDIAALAKGGRTNFLGFLLRLAARLPFLFIAGRLYGADALGRFAYALVIVELLGQLCALGQKRGLAQWLSHDDERPPANIIADGLFLAGLFSLTAALVLYAFPLPMFPSGEYTAIDRLLPFGLIFLALTEVALAAQAYRFDVGTTVRARAIVEPWTISIMAGVMFLLVPESGLSIAYLLSVIAAAVTAFIPLLRTYGLPQKWSPQPVVMWQLVRQSLPLATADAIEWGTRRIDIAILGLFASPATVGIYYIAQQVASLPQKLKTSFEPILGPVITRNLKEKNYAAIARQVSQVGFWITAAQAGIALALGIPGEGVMGLVGPGFVAGTGAMALLLAAEVVAATAVVSEAALVYVARIRNLWISLLTIGFQALVSVGFIVLAKDLGLGELYWAAAVAAALMVALAASSLAKAWLLSRILDQRINNWRWALIWAAIPAGLVGSIATRMPEWMELLFGIPAILLAYGWVIWRKGFGPEDRVLFRRKIDHQAG